A window of the Bufo gargarizans isolate SCDJY-AF-19 chromosome 1, ASM1485885v1, whole genome shotgun sequence genome harbors these coding sequences:
- the LOC122935659 gene encoding E3 SUMO-protein ligase ZBED1-like: MAEVEQKEREIKNAPSFLKANIWEHFGFYEKSRKHELDKSYAVCKICHTKIKYLGNTTNLRNHVSRFHPEMLKPTTTTTKEMNPDQPRIDAMLQSTLPPNSEKVKRITKAVAAFIAKDLRPYSVVENSGFRYLLKTIEPRYKIPSRSHFTENVIPALYHETKAKIIASMSQASRVAITCDSWTSVTTESYVTITAHYVSKDWQILSHVLQTRAIYESHTGAHLAELLSHVVEEWQLSDKSVVLVTDNASNMIVAAQVGKFPHVKCFAHTLNLASQRALKVATLSRLLGRVRRISTFFHRSTRASHCLKEKQKCLGLKNHKLITDVATRWNSAYDMVERFLEQQPAVCATLLSPEVRRGESDLCTLNETDVSNAEDAVSALKPMKDATMLMSEERNPTVSLIAPINAQLLQSMTDTMGDTPMIHEIKNSIRTDLQKRYSSEAEKKILHTASALDPRFKGLPFILTDEERLEIFKGVTEEAASLEITSDESERTQEDHQVPRRKQTLEEEDSSPIEDNHSESPPSPPKKARSLLVSLLGQSFTDTEGTIEPKKTPYAKAEEEMENYCKAPPLPLTEDPLNWWREHEVIFPLLSRLSKQYLCIPGTSVSAERVFSTAGDVVTAKRSALKPDHVDQLVFLQKNLHVPKC, translated from the exons ATGGCAGAAGTAGAACAAAAGGAACGAGAGATAAAAAATGCACCTAGCTTTTTAAAAGCAAACATCTGGGAACATTTTGGCTTTTATGAAAAAAGTAGGAAGCACGAATTGGACAAGTCATACGCTGTGTGTAAAATCTGTCACACAAAAATTAAATATCTAGGGAATACTACTAATCTGAGAAACCACGTCAGCCGTTTTCACCCAGAAATGCTAAaacctaccaccaccaccaccaaggaAATGAACCCAGATCAGCCAAGAATTGATGCAATGTTACAGTCAACTTTGCCGCCCAACTCTGAAAAGGTAAAGAGAATAACAAAAGCTGTGGCAGCTTTCATAGCGAAGGACCTGCGCCCTTACTCTGTTGTGGAAAACAGTGGGTTTCGCTACCTTTTGAAGACGATAGAGCCGCGTTACAAGATCCCGTCACGAAGTCACTTTACAGAAAACGTCATACCTGCACTCTACCACGAAACCAAAGCTAAGATAATTGCATCAATGAGCCAAGCAAGTCGAGTCGCAATAACGTGTGATTCCTGGACTTCAGTCACGACAGAGTCTTATGTTACAATAACAGCACATTACGTTAGTAAGGACTGGCAGATTTTGTCGCATGTACTGCAAACGAGAGCCATTTATGAGTCTCACACGGGTGCTCATCTGGCAGAGCTACTTTCTCATGTTGTGGAAGAATGGCAGCTGTCCGATAAATCTGTAGTGCTTGTGACCGACAACGCGTCAAACATGATAGTTGCAGCTCAAGTTGGAAAATTCCCCCATGTGAAATGCTTCGCCCATACACTGAATCTTGCATCCCAGCGAGCGTTGAAAGTggccactctctctaggcttcttGGCAGAGTACGTCGGATATCCACATTCTTTCACCGCAGCACTAGAGCAAGCCACTGTCTAAAAGAGAAACAGAAATGTCTTGGCCTGAAGAATCATAAGCTAATAACTGATGTGGCAACAAGATGGAACAGTGCATACGACATGGTCGAGAGGTTCTTGGAACAACAACCTGCAGTCTGTGCCACCTTGCTGTCTCCAGAAGTCAGAAGAGGAGAGTCCGATCTCTGCACTCTAAACGAAACAGATGTGTCAAATGCAGAGGACGCCGTGAGTGCATTAAAGCCAATGAAGGATGCAACCATGCTGATGTCAGAAGAGCGCAATCCAACAGTTTCTCTCATTGCCCCTATAAATGCACAACTTCTCCAGAGCATGACAGACACGATGGGAGACACACCCATGATCCATGAGATCAAGAATTCTATTAGAACAGATCTCCAGAAGAGGTACAGCAGTGAGGCCGAGAAGAAGATCCTTCATACAGCCTCTGCACTGGATCCTCGCTTTAAGGGACTGCCTTtcatcctcacagatgaagaaagATTGGAGATATTTAAAGGAGTCACTGAGGAAGCTGCATCCTTGGAG ATTACATCAGATGAGAGTGAGAGGACACAAGAGGATCATCAAGtgcctagaagaaaacaaactcTGGAAGAAGAGGACAGTTCACCCATCGAAGACAACCATTCTGAATCTCCACCATCTCCTCCCAAAAAGGCCAGATCGCTGCTCGTGAGTTTGCTGGGACAgtctttcactgacactgaaggtACAATAGAACCCAAAAAGACCCCCTATGCCAAGGCTGAAGAGGAAATGGAAAACTATTGTAAAGCCCCACCTCTGCCTCTCACTGAGGACCCTTTGAACTGGTGGCGTGAGCATGAGGTCATATTTCCCCTCCTTTCTCGGCTGTCAAAGCAATACTTGTGTATCCCAGGTACAAGCGTGTCTGCAGAGCGGGTTTTCTCCACTGCAGGAGATGTGGTAACTGCAAAACGAAGCGCCCTCAAACCAGACCATGTAGATCAATTGGTGTTCTTACAGAAAAATCTACATGTTCCCAAATGCTGA